The window AAGCTCCTTCCCCTGAGGCTGGACTTTAGTCATGGCATCATGGTAACGAGTTTTCAGGACTCTCTCCACTTGATCAGGACGAGCACTCAATGGTGGAAGCACAGGTTCAGGATTAAATGCCTAGATACACATCATATTCAAAAGTTAACGGGACCAAACCATATAACATGCGTTTATATTGATAAAGACAGGTCCCTCAGCACCATACCATGCCAGAAATGTAACACATTTGTGCAAGTTCATAGCAAAACCCACGGGCTACACTATCTTGCACATTCCTCGAAAAATTAATGCAGATCCAGTTGTTAACTGTTCCTCCATTGACCATTTTCTGCAATAAAAAGATAACATAGAAAAAACATACTAAGACATCAATATGTCAATCATCTGAcatgataaaaagtaaaaactccAATAAAAGAACACAAATGCATAGCCAAAGCATTTATTTATGCGCGTGCACATACACACACCCCCATGCACTCCCAAGCAATAAATAGATATGCATAATGTTTTTATTAGATAcagtaaaataataatcaaaaccTCATGCACAACACTATATCTATACCAAATCACTCACTACACAAGAATCCCTAAACCAttacaaaatataattcaaatgcAAAATATCCCCAAAGCGAATCAAACCCACTTGCACTGGCATAATCTCACGTCTAATCAATATACATTTGAACAAGACCTCATCATTGGCATATTGCATCAAGGAATTTTAAAATGCAGGAAGATAATTAGAGTGCTAGAGATACCTTGTTCATCATGTTCCATTGTCCAACTTGGGGCAAGCAATCCTTTTCTCTGCCTGTATCATGGTACTTCAACTGTACAATGCAATGGACACATCCAGTATTACAATATTGAAGCTCATTTGAATCTTTAGGGAAAATATTGGAAAACTAACAGTATAGAAAATACAGATATAATACCCATGGTGCAGGAAGGATGCGAGCTTCAACTGAAGCAAGCCTCTCACTGATTTTGATTCCAAACTCCTTTGCATAAGGGTCATTATGGTAAGCATTGTGTTCAACAGTCTGAAAGGTCACAACATTAAAACATTGAGAAAACAAGCGATACACAAGCTTACAGCACATCAAAAGCTCTTACACTACTTAAACGTAACATGCGTACTTTGGTGATCTAAGCAtttcaaaaccaacaaaaacattCAATAACAAGAAATGAAAATCATACAAAAGATTACCAAGAAAAAAATGCACACTCGTAACATAAACAACCCACAATTTCCACATTAACCAACCTGCATTATATCACGCTCTCTCTCTTGAGGACGCTGGCATGTCACCTTCAACAAAGCAGTAATCTGTCTCTCATTTAATCTCTTGGAGTACCTCTGACCCTCAACAATCTTGCAAACCTGATGACCAACAGCAACTTATTAGCATCCACATCCATACAGTATCAGTAATAGCTATCCATATGAACTGCATATATCCATTCCATACAAGAATTGACACTAATAATTATGAATTTACCTCCATAGGCAAATAATTTGGCCTCTGTTGATTCCCCACTTGCAGACAAGGCCATTGTGTATGTTGAAtggaaaaaccataagtttcgTAAAAGTACTCAACTACAGATTTCATCGTACCCCTTTCATCAACAGGAAAACTATagcaataaacaaacaatgTCAGATAAGCAAGTTTATATTAGAAAAACAATCAAACAGGATAGGTGGAGGGAAGACAACATAAGATACTTATACGCACGTCAGCTCTCGTGTTGCCTGTGAAGTTAAACCAGATATACGGTACTTCCTGCGCATATTTCCACGGTGAGTAACCTCCACTTTGACTCCTCGCAGAGCCTTTTTGATCTGTTCAAATAAGAGTAAAGCAATGATCAAGAGGCATCAGAACATATAACTTGAACAGTAAAGTTCACcattcaaaaaccacaaaacatcCAGAATGTTTGTTGCTTGAAAGTCCACCAAGGATGCATAACAATCTCAAGACTAAagcaacaaataaaatctaaccTTCACACGATCAGCATCAGACAAAGGTCGGGAAGTGACATCCCTATTCAGCAGCTGTGTCACAAATTCAATTACTGGCAATGGCTCAATGAAAGCAGTAGAAGACATATCTGcaacattgataaaattgtcACCATAACAGGAAAACAAATTCTTAAGAGCCTATAAACTGAAGGAAACAATTATAACAAAACACAGATGAAAAGGTGCTAGTAAAAGACATTACATACCAATATTCAGAGACAATCCCATTTGAGTTGGACGAATACTTTGATAGAAACCACGCCAACTCTCCAAACCCTCACCCAATGGCTGCCTCCTTCCAAGATCAGGTGAATAAAATGAACGACCCACAGGACAGTACCTATGATCAATCACATAATATTATAACTCCAACAATTCAAAAACTTAAGATGTGctaaaaatgttatattcaaaggtgaaaatcatatttattaccTAGTAGTGGGCAATTCACGCAGGACTATATCAAGAACTTGAAGGGCTTCCTGGGGAGCATCAGCTTGCCTACCCTGCAAAAAGAGTCCTAAATGGTGCAGGTCCGCACGTGCAGCCAGTTTTATCACAACTTTaaattctctttctctcctgCAACAACAAAATGACCATTataagaaattacaaaagaaagaaaatgaaactaTTAGAAGGGGAGGAGGAAGGAAGGATAACACTCAAATATGAACCTCTGTCCGCCCGATCCATCATCTTCATCAATGAGTGGGATTTTAAACTCCTTTGATAGAAAAGGGAGTGGCCCAGCAGTATATAGACTCTTTCGCCCATCATAGGCAGGAAGCCTCTTTCCAAGATGTGTCTCCTTGTATAATTTCACCAATTGTTCCATTACCGCCCGGTTGACTCCTCGTGATGTCACCTCTGGTGTGATAGAAACCTAACATGCATTAAGAACATATATCAACTCAACTTAACGGAGAAAACACAATATCACAAACAAATGGAGTAAATGGTGAGAGGCCTCACATCATACTGGTGCAGATCTTTGTCTGGTAACTCTGCAAAGAAGTGGTTAGCCTTAACCATACATTTTGTTCCAGTGCTACCCTTGCCAGGCCGAAGGGGGAACCTCACTGATTTACTAGATGGTGGCACAGGTTGAATAGGCTGGGCAGGAGCAGAAACTTCTTCAATTGTTAGTGTACTTAAAGATGAGACCACTTGAGATGACTCAGGCAGTTGGGAAGATGAACTAGCCTCAGATGGCAGCGTGGACTGAGGCGGAATCACCCCAGGCTGATGTGGAACCTGGGTTGCTTGGTGCAGTTCGGGAACTTGTGGTCTGGATGGGCCGCCAGAAGAAGGTCCTATGCCACGGCCATTGTGGCCACCACCACCGTACCCTCCACGACTACCTTGCTGGGGTGGCCCTCCCCTTCCCCTACCTTGATATTCAGGGGGCCCACCATACTGCTGCTGAGGTGGCATTCCACGACCACCACGACCCCCACCATAACCTCCTCGACCTCCTTGAGGACCCCAACCTCTACCCCCTTGGTATCCTCCTCCTCCCTGCTGCTGTTGCTGGGGTGGAGCACTTCTTTCAGCTGGGCGTTGTTGGGAACCCCGACCACTACTAGCCCCACTGCTTTCCTGTTGAGACTCAGAGCTTTCACCCCCACTAGGAAGCTCGGTTCGTCTCTTCCTCACCATGATGATGTCTGCACACCGAAAACCATAATACATTAGCACTGGCACAACAGTAACGTATAACACAACCACACACCAAGACCATCAATGTCATTGTAgtcataaaaggaaaaaagaacgTTTGTAAATTATAATAGGAGAAGCTAGTAAACATTATAATGCAATAAAAGAAATACCTTAAATCTTAATCCAAAAAGATAAACCAATGTGTTCTACTGTTGAACACTTATTGACTATGTAGTACTAAACTTATATTAATGAATTTcccttttcaaccaaaaaaaacaagaaaaaacacAGTACCCATTCAATTATTATCCATATACAAATGCCGCCTACTGTGATCATTCAAACCATCCTAAAAGAACCACCATTTTTTTAGCACCAAAAAAGAGAGACCAAACcgttaataaaaattaatatgatagAATACATTCAAATCACCGAAAATGTGCCATTTTCACCAGTAAATAtagaaatttctcaaaaaaaaatttcaacaagaaAAGGGAAACCTTCCATAATATAAAGAGACCATATACTCTTAAGAAAAATCTAAACATAatcaaccaaaatttaaaaataataataataataataactcaccagaaaaataaaaagcaaagtgaaaaaaaatatacatgtgtatatatatgaatatagtACTATTTAaccaacaaaataaagaaaaatcccAGGTAATACACAGTCACATCGtacccaacaacaacaacagaaaACGAAGCCCCAAAACCCAAACTCCAACCTCCGAATCAAGTCACAGACCCACAAAATATAACCATTTTTGtgatcctaaaaaaaaaaattagagtccAAAAATATCACATACACATCAAAgatcaaacattaaaaaaaaaatacatatatatataatatatagaatCAAAAAGcacaaatattattttcaccTTCTAtcattaatcaagaaaaaaaaaagacgaaaAGACGAACGGTAAAAGCAGATCGGAGTGAAAGCGTGGCTAAAATCGCTCAGAACAACAACAAACACAGTCAAATAGGGCAGATCTACAGGCATTACCTATATAAAACCAAATTTAAacgaaaaaaaacaaaataaacaaatagtccttaaaaaaacaaagaaataactAAGTAGAAAACCTAACATTGATAAGACGAAGAAACATAAAACGTTAACAGAACAGGAGAAACCCTAAAACCACAAATATTACCTCAGAAACCGCAAAACGGAGAAGTAGAGTACCGCTTCGTGTTCCGcttgaataaatatatatatcaataaagaataaacaaaagcaaacctCTCTCTCTGCTTTTCACTTCAGAGAGCGAAGCAGTGAttgtgagagatagagagagagagatatgagagATGGGTGAGTGAGTCACACTTTactcttttaaatatttattaaggtaaaaattaaa of the Quercus robur chromosome 10, dhQueRobu3.1, whole genome shotgun sequence genome contains:
- the LOC126703209 gene encoding protein argonaute 1, encoding MVRKRRTELPSGGESSESQQESSGASSGRGSQQRPAERSAPPQQQQQGGGGYQGGRGWGPQGGRGGYGGGRGGRGMPPQQQYGGPPEYQGRGRGGPPQQGSRGGYGGGGHNGRGIGPSSGGPSRPQVPELHQATQVPHQPGVIPPQSTLPSEASSSSQLPESSQVVSSLSTLTIEEVSAPAQPIQPVPPSSKSVRFPLRPGKGSTGTKCMVKANHFFAELPDKDLHQYDVSITPEVTSRGVNRAVMEQLVKLYKETHLGKRLPAYDGRKSLYTAGPLPFLSKEFKIPLIDEDDGSGGQRREREFKVVIKLAARADLHHLGLFLQGRQADAPQEALQVLDIVLRELPTTRYCPVGRSFYSPDLGRRQPLGEGLESWRGFYQSIRPTQMGLSLNIDMSSTAFIEPLPVIEFVTQLLNRDVTSRPLSDADRVKIKKALRGVKVEVTHRGNMRRKYRISGLTSQATRELTFPVDERGTMKSVVEYFYETYGFSIQHTQWPCLQVGNQQRPNYLPMEVCKIVEGQRYSKRLNERQITALLKVTCQRPQERERDIMQTVEHNAYHNDPYAKEFGIKISERLASVEARILPAPWLKYHDTGREKDCLPQVGQWNMMNKKMVNGGTVNNWICINFSRNVQDSVARGFCYELAQMCYISGMAFNPEPVLPPLSARPDQVERVLKTRYHDAMTKVQPQGKELDLLIVILPDNNGSLYGDLKRICETDLGLVSQCCLTKHVFRMSKQYLANVALKINVKVGGRNTVLVDALSRRIPLVSDRPTIIFGADVTHPHPGEDSSPSIAAVVASQDWPEVTKYAGLVCAQAHRQELIQDLFKTWQDPVRGTVSGGMIKELLISFRRATGQKPKRIIFYRDGVSEGQFYQVLLYELDAIRKACASLEPNYQPPVTFVVVQKRHHTRLFANNHHDRNAVDKSGNILPGTVVDSKICHPTEFDFYLCSHAGIQGTSRPAHYHVLWDENKFTADGLQSLTNNLCYTYARCTRSVSIVPPAYYAHLAAFRARFYMEPETSDSGSMTSGAAAGRGMGGAGPRSTRPPGANAAVRPLPALKENVKRVMFYC